One genomic window of Deltaproteobacteria bacterium RIFCSPHIGHO2_02_FULL_44_16 includes the following:
- a CDS encoding Fis family transcriptional regulator, whose product MSRILVVDDEASIRKALERFLRELGHEVFVAADGEEALHILQTETLDLALVDLVMPKIDGIELIRRLKQHDPNIVAIVLTGFGTITSAVEAMRAGAYHYLTKPFELDDIASLISLALDHRELKQENRRLKSQLHGRYRFENIIGTNEGLGPVFDMIERVSETDSTVLILGESGTGKELIARAIHYNSPRRDKSLVTVNCAAIPEDLLESELFGHVRGAFTGAVQTRPGRFDAAHHGSIFLDEIGDMSLKLQVKLLRVLQEHRFEPVGSNKTHQVDVRIIAATNQDLEKAVNEGRFREDLYYRLHVIPIRVPPLRERLADVPLLAEHFMKKFNKANNHHVRGLSSDALDAMMNYAWPGNVRELENVIERAVVLQHDGEIQAKTLEEKLRQPKVLGERKDATTAAHVGIRIPDEGISFKHAVADFEAQLILQALEKTGGNKNQAASLLKLNRTTLVEKIKKQQLEKRTTG is encoded by the coding sequence ATGTCGCGCATTTTGGTAGTTGATGATGAAGCTTCGATCCGAAAAGCGCTTGAGCGTTTTTTGCGAGAGTTGGGGCATGAAGTTTTTGTGGCGGCTGATGGCGAGGAGGCGCTTCATATTCTTCAAACCGAAACGCTCGATTTGGCGCTCGTTGATCTGGTGATGCCGAAGATCGATGGCATCGAACTCATTCGACGTTTGAAGCAGCACGATCCAAATATTGTGGCGATCGTCCTGACCGGTTTTGGAACGATCACCTCTGCGGTCGAAGCCATGCGTGCTGGCGCGTATCATTATCTGACGAAGCCGTTTGAGCTTGATGATATTGCTTCGCTCATTTCATTGGCACTTGATCATCGTGAACTCAAACAAGAAAATCGTCGCCTCAAAAGCCAACTTCATGGTCGATATCGATTTGAAAATATCATTGGGACCAACGAAGGCTTAGGTCCTGTTTTTGATATGATCGAACGGGTTTCAGAAACTGATAGCACCGTGTTGATTTTAGGTGAAAGTGGAACCGGAAAAGAACTGATTGCTCGAGCCATTCATTATAATAGTCCGCGTCGAGATAAATCTTTGGTGACCGTAAACTGCGCTGCGATTCCTGAAGATCTTTTAGAGTCGGAACTTTTTGGACATGTGCGAGGCGCTTTTACGGGTGCGGTGCAAACTCGACCCGGAAGATTTGATGCAGCTCATCACGGGAGTATTTTTCTCGATGAAATTGGAGATATGAGTTTAAAGCTTCAGGTGAAACTCCTTCGTGTTCTTCAAGAGCACCGATTTGAACCTGTTGGTTCGAATAAAACGCACCAAGTTGATGTTCGAATTATTGCTGCCACCAATCAAGATTTAGAAAAAGCGGTCAATGAGGGACGTTTTCGCGAAGATCTTTATTATCGCTTACATGTCATTCCCATTCGTGTCCCACCCTTGCGGGAACGGCTCGCTGATGTTCCACTTCTTGCGGAACATTTTATGAAAAAATTTAATAAGGCAAATAATCATCATGTCAGAGGTCTTTCCTCTGATGCTCTTGATGCCATGATGAATTATGCATGGCCCGGAAATGTACGTGAGTTAGAGAATGTGATTGAACGCGCAGTGGTGTTACAACACGATGGAGAAATTCAAGCAAAAACCCTTGAGGAGAAATTGCGGCAACCAAAAGTTTTGGGAGAACGAAAAGATGCAACCACGGCAGCGCATGTGGGGATTCGTATTCCCGATGAAGGCATTTCATTTAAACACGCAGTTGCGGATTTTGAAGCCCAATTGATTCTACAAGCCTTGGAAAAAACAGGTGGGAATAAAAATCAAGCAGCATCACTTTTAAAATTAAATCGAACGACACTTGTCGAAAAAATTAAAAAGCAACAACTTGAAAAACGAACGACGGGATAA